The following proteins are encoded in a genomic region of Hyla sarda isolate aHylSar1 chromosome 3, aHylSar1.hap1, whole genome shotgun sequence:
- the LOC130361318 gene encoding integrin beta-1-binding protein 1-like isoform X3, whose protein sequence is MLGVVVFFCWSVTGSPDGTMIRECSARGRRDTAVAALKAARSAPRSVDSSLGGLSRSSTVASLDTDSAKSFGQASSNSEPCAEFKVKYVGSIERVKPEESKTLQGSLDLINYIDVAQQDGKLPFVPSDEDFIMVVSKYGIKVTTLDQYDVLHRHPLYLIVSMVCYDDGLVAGKSLLALKTKDASEDQCSLWVYQCANLEHAQSICKVLSTAFDSVLTEKTRVPAE, encoded by the exons atgttgggagttgtagtctttttCTGCTGGAGTGTTACAG gAAGTCCGGATGGAACGATGATAAGAGAATGTTCCGCAAGGGGAAGAAGAGACACAGCAGTAGCAGCTCTCAAAGCAGCGAGATCAGCACCAAGA TCTGTAGATTCCAGCCTTGGAGGCCTCTCAAGATCCAGCACCGTGGCTAGCCTTGATACTGACTCTGCTAAGAGCTTTG GACAAGCCTCAAGTAATTCAGAGCCCTGTGCGGAGTTCAAGGTGAAGTATGTGGGATCCATTGAAAGAGTCAAGCCAGAGGAGAGCAAGACGCTGCagggatcactggacctaataaaTTACATTGATGTTGCTCAG CAAGATGGAAAACTCCCTTTTGTGCCTTCGGATGAAGATTTCATTATGGTGGTTTCAAAATACGGCATCAAAGTAACTACCTTGGATCAGTAT GATGTGTTGCACAGACACCCGCTCTATCTCATTGTCTCCATGGTTTGCTATGATGATGGACTGGTGGCTGGAAAGAGTTTGCTAGCTCTGAAGACCAAAGATGCCAGTGAGGACCAATGTAGCCTGTGGGTGTATCAGTGCGCCAACCTG GAACATGCCCAGTCCATCTGTAAGGTCCTCTCCACGGCCTTTGATTCGGTTCTCACCGAGAAGACACGAGTGCCTGCAGAATGA
- the LOC130361318 gene encoding integrin beta-1-binding protein 1-like isoform X5: MIRECSARGRRDTAVAALKAARSAPRSVDSSLGGLSRSSTVASLDTDSAKSFGQASSNSEPCAEFKVKYVGSIERVKPEESKTLQGSLDLINYIDVAQQDGKLPFVPSDEDFIMVVSKYGIKVTTLDQYDVLHRHPLYLIVSMVCYDDGLVAGKSLLALKTKDASEDQCSLWVYQCANLEHAQSICKVLSTAFDSVLTEKTRVPAE, translated from the exons ATGATAAGAGAATGTTCCGCAAGGGGAAGAAGAGACACAGCAGTAGCAGCTCTCAAAGCAGCGAGATCAGCACCAAGA TCTGTAGATTCCAGCCTTGGAGGCCTCTCAAGATCCAGCACCGTGGCTAGCCTTGATACTGACTCTGCTAAGAGCTTTG GACAAGCCTCAAGTAATTCAGAGCCCTGTGCGGAGTTCAAGGTGAAGTATGTGGGATCCATTGAAAGAGTCAAGCCAGAGGAGAGCAAGACGCTGCagggatcactggacctaataaaTTACATTGATGTTGCTCAG CAAGATGGAAAACTCCCTTTTGTGCCTTCGGATGAAGATTTCATTATGGTGGTTTCAAAATACGGCATCAAAGTAACTACCTTGGATCAGTAT GATGTGTTGCACAGACACCCGCTCTATCTCATTGTCTCCATGGTTTGCTATGATGATGGACTGGTGGCTGGAAAGAGTTTGCTAGCTCTGAAGACCAAAGATGCCAGTGAGGACCAATGTAGCCTGTGGGTGTATCAGTGCGCCAACCTG GAACATGCCCAGTCCATCTGTAAGGTCCTCTCCACGGCCTTTGATTCGGTTCTCACCGAGAAGACACGAGTGCCTGCAGAATGA
- the LOC130361318 gene encoding integrin beta-1-binding protein 1-like isoform X2, with amino-acid sequence MFRKGKKRHSSSSSQSSEISTKSKSVDSSLGGLSRSSTVASLDTDSAKSFGQASSNSEPCAEFKVKYVGSIERVKPEESKTLQGSLDLINYIDVAQQDGKLPFVPSDEDFIMVVSKYGIKVTTLDQYDVLHRHPLYLIVSMVCYDDGLVAGKSLLALKTKDASEDQCSLWVYQCANLEHAQSICKVLSTAFDSVLTEKTRVPAE; translated from the exons ATGTTCCGCAAGGGGAAGAAGAGACACAGCAGTAGCAGCTCTCAAAGCAGCGAGATCAGCACCAAGAGTAAG TCTGTAGATTCCAGCCTTGGAGGCCTCTCAAGATCCAGCACCGTGGCTAGCCTTGATACTGACTCTGCTAAGAGCTTTG GACAAGCCTCAAGTAATTCAGAGCCCTGTGCGGAGTTCAAGGTGAAGTATGTGGGATCCATTGAAAGAGTCAAGCCAGAGGAGAGCAAGACGCTGCagggatcactggacctaataaaTTACATTGATGTTGCTCAG CAAGATGGAAAACTCCCTTTTGTGCCTTCGGATGAAGATTTCATTATGGTGGTTTCAAAATACGGCATCAAAGTAACTACCTTGGATCAGTAT GATGTGTTGCACAGACACCCGCTCTATCTCATTGTCTCCATGGTTTGCTATGATGATGGACTGGTGGCTGGAAAGAGTTTGCTAGCTCTGAAGACCAAAGATGCCAGTGAGGACCAATGTAGCCTGTGGGTGTATCAGTGCGCCAACCTG GAACATGCCCAGTCCATCTGTAAGGTCCTCTCCACGGCCTTTGATTCGGTTCTCACCGAGAAGACACGAGTGCCTGCAGAATGA
- the LOC130361318 gene encoding integrin beta-1-binding protein 1-like isoform X1, whose translation MNPSQPIRFPLSFCQGKLDYSKSDPIGCHGKSGWNDDKRMFRKGKKRHSSSSSQSSEISTKSKSVDSSLGGLSRSSTVASLDTDSAKSFGQASSNSEPCAEFKVKYVGSIERVKPEESKTLQGSLDLINYIDVAQQDGKLPFVPSDEDFIMVVSKYGIKVTTLDQYDVLHRHPLYLIVSMVCYDDGLVAGKSLLALKTKDASEDQCSLWVYQCANLEHAQSICKVLSTAFDSVLTEKTRVPAE comes from the exons ATGAACCCATCGCAACCAATAAGATTCCCGCTTTCGTTTTGCCAGGGCAAGTTAGACTATTCAAAAAGCGATCctattggttgccatgg gAAGTCCGGATGGAACGATGATAAGAGAATGTTCCGCAAGGGGAAGAAGAGACACAGCAGTAGCAGCTCTCAAAGCAGCGAGATCAGCACCAAGAGTAAG TCTGTAGATTCCAGCCTTGGAGGCCTCTCAAGATCCAGCACCGTGGCTAGCCTTGATACTGACTCTGCTAAGAGCTTTG GACAAGCCTCAAGTAATTCAGAGCCCTGTGCGGAGTTCAAGGTGAAGTATGTGGGATCCATTGAAAGAGTCAAGCCAGAGGAGAGCAAGACGCTGCagggatcactggacctaataaaTTACATTGATGTTGCTCAG CAAGATGGAAAACTCCCTTTTGTGCCTTCGGATGAAGATTTCATTATGGTGGTTTCAAAATACGGCATCAAAGTAACTACCTTGGATCAGTAT GATGTGTTGCACAGACACCCGCTCTATCTCATTGTCTCCATGGTTTGCTATGATGATGGACTGGTGGCTGGAAAGAGTTTGCTAGCTCTGAAGACCAAAGATGCCAGTGAGGACCAATGTAGCCTGTGGGTGTATCAGTGCGCCAACCTG GAACATGCCCAGTCCATCTGTAAGGTCCTCTCCACGGCCTTTGATTCGGTTCTCACCGAGAAGACACGAGTGCCTGCAGAATGA
- the LOC130361318 gene encoding integrin beta-1-binding protein 1-like isoform X4 has protein sequence MGSPDGTMIRECSARGRRDTAVAALKAARSAPRSVDSSLGGLSRSSTVASLDTDSAKSFGQASSNSEPCAEFKVKYVGSIERVKPEESKTLQGSLDLINYIDVAQQDGKLPFVPSDEDFIMVVSKYGIKVTTLDQYDVLHRHPLYLIVSMVCYDDGLVAGKSLLALKTKDASEDQCSLWVYQCANLEHAQSICKVLSTAFDSVLTEKTRVPAE, from the exons atgg gAAGTCCGGATGGAACGATGATAAGAGAATGTTCCGCAAGGGGAAGAAGAGACACAGCAGTAGCAGCTCTCAAAGCAGCGAGATCAGCACCAAGA TCTGTAGATTCCAGCCTTGGAGGCCTCTCAAGATCCAGCACCGTGGCTAGCCTTGATACTGACTCTGCTAAGAGCTTTG GACAAGCCTCAAGTAATTCAGAGCCCTGTGCGGAGTTCAAGGTGAAGTATGTGGGATCCATTGAAAGAGTCAAGCCAGAGGAGAGCAAGACGCTGCagggatcactggacctaataaaTTACATTGATGTTGCTCAG CAAGATGGAAAACTCCCTTTTGTGCCTTCGGATGAAGATTTCATTATGGTGGTTTCAAAATACGGCATCAAAGTAACTACCTTGGATCAGTAT GATGTGTTGCACAGACACCCGCTCTATCTCATTGTCTCCATGGTTTGCTATGATGATGGACTGGTGGCTGGAAAGAGTTTGCTAGCTCTGAAGACCAAAGATGCCAGTGAGGACCAATGTAGCCTGTGGGTGTATCAGTGCGCCAACCTG GAACATGCCCAGTCCATCTGTAAGGTCCTCTCCACGGCCTTTGATTCGGTTCTCACCGAGAAGACACGAGTGCCTGCAGAATGA